The Puntigrus tetrazona isolate hp1 chromosome 23, ASM1883169v1, whole genome shotgun sequence genome has a segment encoding these proteins:
- the cdh26.1 gene encoding cadherin-like protein 26 → MTKSSLFLVLLALVDIAISSQNEISNREKRDAVLIRSKRRWVLSTIDLEENMPGTYPIIVTQLFNDKKENNVKFRIKGDGVTQGPIGLFTIDEDTGVLYVTRPIDREQFPIFHVDFDVLDKQTGETLDKTLSFNVEIKDKNDNSPEFKPSTITATVPENTPEGTVQATLHAIDIDQKDTPNSQFTMKVVSQEPASPTFTLKDLPGTTTVKQLAFTGCFDYDKVKQHKVFVEARDQGTPALSSTATVILDISDSNTHPPEFSSATYNTEVLEMELKEILRIGINDKDTPNTPASRAVFTILKGNEEGNYKIVTDPKTNEGVLSVIKGKNFEKTAITDLELAVENEEKLFQCVDGKPVTGPTPKPNTAKVSVKVIDVNDPPVFKKQIEKVYRNENGPLGDVLFVPEIEDEDSDINKLRYELVEDPAKWVSVDSKTGKITTVKNMDRESPFIKNGTYTVVVRAIDDGQPPATGTCTVVVYLGDLNDNAPYLVSKNAVMCGNRVNRVDVRPSDLDGPPFASPFTFSLGGEEELKTLWKLDPTTGANTSLISLTSLPYGNYTVPLKIQDQQGLLGENVLQVAVCECTGLNTCRGRLPFSSRLGPAAIGLLFAGLLLLALLLLFCILCDCQSKNFQHIPLNLQDEGNQTLVKYNEEGGGSIYKPEPGFQKESLKTPSAPPEYALTDGYRNGTVRSTAGYNIQYNFQEMSSGGGVMSMPRQNWSAVRRESSRNESRGMSRSYSLARTERNLAEQIDRKISGFPEEQRDYPAYSPYQYEYEGRGSDCQSLDQLTVSNLGENLDFLQNLGPKFNTLGGICRQSMERRNVQL, encoded by the exons ATGACGAAGAGCTCTTTATTCCTGGTTCTACTTGCT CTTGTTGACATTGCCATTTCCAGCCAAAATGAGATCAGCAATCGGGAAAAACGG GATGCTGTTCTTATTCGTTCGAAGAGAAGATGGGTTCTGTCCACCATTGATCTGGAAGAGAACATGCCTGGGACGTATCCCATCATAGTAACACAG CTCTTCAATGACAAAAAGGAGAACAACGTCAAGTTTCGCATCAAAGGAGACGGAGTGACACAAGGCCCTATTGGCTTGTTTACAATTGACGAAGACACGGGGGTATTATACGTAACCAGGCCCATCGACAGGGAACAGTTTCCCATTTTCCAC GTGGACTTTGATGTGCTGGACAAGCAGACTGGAGAAACGTTGGACAAAACGCTATCCTTTAATGTAGAAATAAAGGACAAGAATGACAATAGTCCTGAGTTCAAACCGAGCACAATCACTGCCACTGTTCCCGAGAACACGCCTGAAG GCACAGTCCAAGCAACATTACATGCTATCGACATTGATCAGAAGGATACTCCTAATTCCCAGTTCACCATGAAGGTGGTGTCTCAAGAGCCTGCCTCACCAACATTTACTCTGAAGGACTTGCCTGGTACCACAACAGTCAAACAGCTAGCCTTCACGGGATGCTTCGATTATGAT AAAGTAAAACAACATAAAGTGTTTGTTGAAGCGAGGGATCAAGGTACACCTGCACTGTCTTCAACTGCAACTGTTATCCTGGACATCTCTGATTCTAACACCCATCCCCCAGAATTCAGTTCGGCCACG TACAACACTGAAGTATTGGAAATGGAGTTAAAGGAGATCCTGAGAATCGGCATCAATGACAAAGACACCCCGAACACTCCTGCTTCAAGAGCCGTATTCACTATCCTGAAGGGCAATGAGGAAGGGAATTATAAGATTGTGACAGACCCCAAAACCAATGAAGGTGTGCTCTCTGTTATTAAG GGGAAGAATTTCGAGAAAACTGCTATCACAGATCTGGAGTTAGCAGTGGAGAACGAGGAGAAATTATTTCAGTGTGTTGATGGAAAGCCTGTAACAGGACCCACTCCAAAACCAAACACGGCCAAAGTGTCGGTGAAAGTCATTGACGTGAACGATCCCCCTGTGTTTAAAAAACAGATTGAAAAGGTTTACCGGAATGAAAACGGACCTCTGGGAGATGTGTTGTTTGTACCTGAGATCGAAGATGAGGACTCAGATATCAACAAACTCAG GTATGAGTTAGTTGAAGACCCAGCCAAATGGGTGAGTGTGGACTCGAAGACAGGCAAGATCACCACCGTTAAGAACATGGACCGGGAGTCTCCTTTTATCAAAAATGGCACCTACACTGTTGTGGTGCGCGCTATAGATGACG GACAACCTCCAGCTACAGGCACGTGTACCGTAGTGGTCTACCTAGGCGACCTGAACGATAACGCTCCCTATCTCGTGTCTAAAAACGCGGTCATGTGCGGGAACAGAGTCAATCGTGTGGATGTGAGACCATCAGACCTCGACGGCCCTCCGTTTGCTAGTCCTTTCACCTTCTCTCTGGGAGGAGAGGAAGAGCTGAAGACACTCTGGAAGCTGGATCCCACCACAG GAGCGAACACCTCTCTGATAAGTTTGACTAGTCTTCCGTATGGGAACTACACGGTTCCTTTGAAGATACAGGATcagcaggggctgctgggagaAAACGTTCTTCAGGTGGCTGTGTGCGAGTGCACGGGGCTCAACACGTGCCGTGGCCGTCTTCCTTTCTCCTCAAGACTGGGTCCGGCAGCCATCGGCCTCCTGTTTGCAGGACTTCTCCTACTGGCCT TGCTGCTCCTCTTTTGTATCCTCTGTGACTGTCAGAGCAAGAATTTCCAACACATCCCTCTGAACCTGCAGGATGAGGGCAACCAAACCCTTGTCAAATACAACGAAGAGGGAGGAGGCTCGATCTATAAG CCCGAGCCAGGGTTTCAGAAGGAAAGCTTGAAAACTCCTTCTGCTCCG CCCGAGTACGCGCTTACCGACGGATACAGGAACGGCACGGTCAGAAGCACTGCAGGG TATAACATTCAGTACAACTTCCAGGAAATGTCCAGTGGTGGAGGAGTGATGAGCATG CCACGTCAAAACTGGTCAGCAGTCCGAAGAGAAAGCTCAAGG AATGAAAGTCGCGGGATGTCCCGCTCATACAGCTTGGCTCGAACAGAAAGGAACCTGGCAGAACAGATTGATAGG AAAATCAGTGGCTTTCCGGAAGAGCAGAGGGACTATCCAGCGTATTCCCCGTATCAGTATGAATATGAGGGCAGGGGCAGCGACTGTCAATCACTGGATCAGCTGACGGTCAGCAACCTCGGGGAGAACCTGGACTTCCTGCAGAACCTCGGGCCAAAGTTCAACACTCTGGGTGGGATCTGTAGGCAGTCAATGGAGCGCAGGAACGTCCAGCTGTGA